In one Solanum lycopersicum chromosome 11, SLM_r2.1 genomic region, the following are encoded:
- the LOC112940254 gene encoding uncharacterized protein: MIVRADIEGSKSNVAMNALLPQDSYPSGNFSDTSSFEFRRSKGSLGHAFTVRIRNGNQNQMSFYPSLPHEISVLVEIILRHLRYHLKDMPPKQNSLPDNVFFPDRPVKRAFGPKRGAVPHSNSRNK; the protein is encoded by the coding sequence atgattgtaagagccgacatcgaaggatcaaaaagcaatgtcgctatgaacgctttgCTGCCACAAGACAGTTATCCcagtggtaacttttctgacacttCTAGCTttgaattccgaaggtctaaaggatcatTAGGCCATGCTTTCACAGTTCGTATTCGTaatggaaatcagaatcaaatgagcttttacccttctttaccacacgagatttctgttcttgTTGAGATCATCTTAAGACACCTGCGTTATCATTTAAAAGATATGCCGCCCAAGCAAAACTCCctacctgacaatgtcttcttTCCAGATCGGCCCGTGAAGCGAGCCTttggtccaaaaagaggggcagttcCCCACTCcaattcacggaataagtaa